The Deltaproteobacteria bacterium nucleotide sequence GGACCGCCGTCGCTGTCATCATCCAGCGTGCCTGAAGCGGCGTCCGCCCTTTCGCCCACGACGCGGAGCAGCGGGCGGCGGCTGCGGAAACCGGTGTCGAGGCTGTGCCAGAACCGGACGCTGGTTTCGCCCACCCGCCAGCAGAGCCAGACCTCGCGGCCATTCACCACGCCACGGAAATCGACGAGGCCGAGATCGATATCCTTCACGACAGCGCCGGTTTCGAGGATCGTGCGGAGTTCGCCCTCCAGCACCGAGGCGAGCCGTCTCACCATCTCGATCCGCGCGGCGCACGATTCAGGGGCCACGCGCTGCCCGCCCAGGTAGAGGGAGACATCGGGAATCCCGGCAACGCGGAGTTCTTCCAGGTGGCCGTCCAGATCGGCCCTGAGCGAGGTGATGCGCTCGAACGCCCGCTCCAGCGCCGGCAGGCAGGCGTTGGCTTCGCTCACGCTGAACAGTTTTCCCATGACCCCCTGAATCTAGGCCGTCCGGCCGCCGGGGGCAAACCGCAGGACGGGGCCTCCCGCCATTCGCCTGTTGACACGGCGGCATTTATACTGGCGTCGCGGGCTTA carries:
- a CDS encoding DUF2203 domain-containing protein yields the protein MSEANACLPALERAFERITSLRADLDGHLEELRVAGIPDVSLYLGGQRVAPESCAARIEMVRRLASVLEGELRTILETGAVVKDIDLGLVDFRGVVNGREVWLCWRVGETSVRFWHSLDTGFRSRRPLLRVVGERADAASGTLDDDSDGGPNIVPFIDPSTLN